One Campylobacter sputorum genomic window, GATGAAGCATATGCTTATGCACAAGAATATGCAAAAGAAAATGGACTAGTTTTCATTCACCCGTTTGATGATGAATTTGTTGAAGCAGGACAAGGAACTATCGCTTTAGAAATGCTTGAAGAAGTTAGTGACCTAGATATATTAGTTCTTCCTGTTGGTGGTGGTGGGCTTGCAAGCGGTGTTGCAAGTTGCATTAAACAAATAAATCCAAAAATCAAAGTTATAGCAGTTGGTGCAAAAGGTGCACCTGCAATGTTTGATAGCTTTAAGTCAAAAAAACCTATAAATTCAAAAAGTGTTAGAACAATCGCAGATGGCATAGCAGTTAGAGATGCAAGCTGCGTAACATTAAAACACATTTTAGAATGTGTCGATGAGTTTGTTCAAGTTGATGATGAAGAGATTGCAAATGCTATACTTTATCTGCTTGAAGAGCAAAAAATCATAGTCGAAGGAGCTGGTGCAGCCGGAGTTGCAGCATTAATGAGCGATAAGTTTAAATACAAAAAAGGTAGTAACATCGGAATAATTTTAAGTGGTGGAAATATAGATGTTCAAATGCTAAATATAATCATAGAAAAAGGTCTTATAAAATCTTATAGAAAAATGTATATAAGCGTAACTCTTGTTGATAAACCCGGTGCTCTAATGGGACTTACAGATGTTCTTAGACAAGCAAATGCAAATATAATCAAGATTGATTATGACAGATTTTCAACCGAACTTGATTATGGCGATGCAAGAATTTCGATTACACTTGAAACAAAAGGCAAGGCTCATCAAGAACTTGTTGCAACCAAATTGCACGAATCTGGATATGAATTTACACAAAAATATTAAAAGGAAATAAAAATGGAAATTTTAACACTTATCATAACTTTTTTACTTGTTTTAACGCTAACTTTTGTATATAGACAGGCAAAAGAGATTAAAGCGCTAAACACAGTTTCAAAACCAGACATTACATCTGAAATAACAAGTTTTAGAAGCATAGGCGAATTAAATGTTTTTCAAATTATCAGCAAAGAAATAGTTACAAAAAAAGCAGATGCAATGAATGGAAAACTATGGAAACCTTTATTTGGCTGGTCGCTTTCTCAAAAGCAAATTGCAATAATATTTGGTTTTGAGATAAATTTTATTTATGATTTAAAAAGCGATGAATTTAACATAGTAAATCTTCAAAATGGCGAATACAAGATAACTATGCCTCCTTGTAAGTATAAATACTCTATAACTGATATGAAAATTTATGATGAAAAAAATTCTAAATTTTTACCATTTTTGTTGCCTGATTCTATAAATGGACTTTTAGGTGTTAGTTTTAGCGAAGAAGATAAAAATAAACTTATAGATGAGGCGAAAAATGAAGTAAAATCTATATCACTATCGATGATAAAAGATCTTGAAACAAAAATTCACAAATCCGCAACTGATACTCTAAATGCAATTGCGAATAGTTTTGGTGCTAAAAATATCGAGTATGTATTTCAAGATAACAAAGCACAAAGTTCAAAAGTTAGCCTAGATATACAAGATACAAAAGAAGAGAAAATCTAACTAAATAAACTTAACAAAAAAAAGGTGGGAGGTTGGTGACCCCTACGAGATTCGAACTCGTGTTACCGCCGTGA contains:
- the ilvA gene encoding threonine ammonia-lyase, translating into MVNLNKIIQAKRTIDKFINKTPCALAPKLSQIHEANIYLKKENLQRTGAYKIRGAYNKIANLTKDEMAKGVIAASAGNHAQGVAISAKSFNIRSVIVMPEATPLLKVSGTKSLGAEVILKGDNFDEAYAYAQEYAKENGLVFIHPFDDEFVEAGQGTIALEMLEEVSDLDILVLPVGGGGLASGVASCIKQINPKIKVIAVGAKGAPAMFDSFKSKKPINSKSVRTIADGIAVRDASCVTLKHILECVDEFVQVDDEEIANAILYLLEEQKIIVEGAGAAGVAALMSDKFKYKKGSNIGIILSGGNIDVQMLNIIIEKGLIKSYRKMYISVTLVDKPGALMGLTDVLRQANANIIKIDYDRFSTELDYGDARISITLETKGKAHQELVATKLHESGYEFTQKY
- a CDS encoding DUF4230 domain-containing protein, whose translation is MEILTLIITFLLVLTLTFVYRQAKEIKALNTVSKPDITSEITSFRSIGELNVFQIISKEIVTKKADAMNGKLWKPLFGWSLSQKQIAIIFGFEINFIYDLKSDEFNIVNLQNGEYKITMPPCKYKYSITDMKIYDEKNSKFLPFLLPDSINGLLGVSFSEEDKNKLIDEAKNEVKSISLSMIKDLETKIHKSATDTLNAIANSFGAKNIEYVFQDNKAQSSKVSLDIQDTKEEKI